attactgttcatcgggatctattactgttcacttgagtggataaatgtgCTGGATGCTGGCGCAAAATCTTTAGGGGTGGAATTGTTCTTAAGTAATTTCTAGAAAACCCCACATACTATATGTgtgtaaatataaaaaatttaaaaggaaaaaaaaatatgcggAGGAGAGATGCTTGAGAGAAATGTGAAAGAGATGGTGACAGAGAAATGTGCAAGatgtttatatttatattttttattttttaatattaaaaattaaacatatgcaatgatgatatgatgttgagggaaaaaaataaataaattttggtTGGTGCAAAATTATATTATTGTCTATGATTTTATATTGTAATAAAAGACCAAATTATTTTTACACTAGCCATCAACATGGGAGTTTTATCTCAATTTGAGAaatgatataaatataatatgaaAAATATAAGTAGAGTAACATTTTtgttaggggtgtgctatccacgcatcttattttacttctcacaccatttgataatttctgtccgttgatcttcttcaattcatccgatttgacgatcgaaaattaaaaaaatatgtgagaagtaaaatagagtgTGGGATATTACACACTTTTTTTAACTCCCAATACCAGAACAGTCCTTGAAGCTTCCACTTCAAAACTATCAAAACTATAGAAATACGGTACGACGTGTTCTTGAGCTGTTGAGTTGACTTTAACATGGTATTTCTCTACCATTTGGGCAAAACCCCAACCTCTGCCAGCGAAGAAGGATTAATTAATGGATACCAGGGCAGCCCTTGAAGATTCCTCTTCAAAACAATGGAAACACGACGTGTTCCTAAGCTTCCGAGGTAAAGACACGCGCCGGACCTTCACCGACAACCTCTACTGGGCATTAAAGCACGACAGCGTCAACGTCTTCAGAGACGAAGACGATCTTCAAAGAGGCGAAACTATAAGAGGCGAGTTAGTGGAAGCAATCAAACGGTCTCAAATCGCCATTATTGTCTTCTCAAAAGGGTACGCGGATTCGAGATGGTGTCTTGAGGAGCTGGAGACGATCATGAAGTGCAGAACAACTATGAGGCAAACGGTCTTGCCGATATTCTATGATATTGATCCTTCACATGTTAGGAGTCAAACTGATAGTTTTGCAGAGCCATTTCAGAAATATGAACAGTGCTACCCTAAAGATAAGGTGCTGAGGTGGAGAGATGCTTTGACTCAAGCTGGAAGATTGGCTGGTGGGAATCTTGAAAACACTGATGGGTAATTCCTTGGACAATCTACTTTTTAACTTTCTCATATTGAAAAATTGGCGGACATGATCATTTTTCAAATACTAAATTGATTAGTATTCAATATGTGGTACATATATGATCGACACGTTGTCACTATTTGATTGCCATGTAATGGATATTtgattttgataagttgagcagttaaaatttgatttttaatcaTTCTAGTAGATCTGCATTTTTTGCGAAATGTCATTTGTTGGCTTCTCAAGTAAGGCTCATAATTTTCATTTACACATTGCAATGCAAAGCTTAGAAATCCTGAAAAGTGAGAATCTGCAAACGCTGATCTAACTATCAATGTGGGCAAATTGAGCTAATCACATGGATCAACATATTTGCATGTGTTTGAATGAATGTTTTCAGAAGTTGAACAATGTATTTATTGAAATCTTATTTGATCCCAAAATCTGGTATCATAATAATGAATAATGTGTTAGTTGAGTTCATCCTAGAGTTACATTTTGCTTACCTTTGTATTTTAACTGATAGGTATGAAGGAAGGTTTATAAGGAAAATTGTTGACGATGTCACTAGAAGACTGAACAACACATACTCAGGTGTAGCCGCCAACCAAGTTGGAATAGATTCTCGTGTGCAACTGATCATCAATGAGTTAGATATTGGAGGATCAGATGATGTTCGCATTATTGGAATTTTGGGTATGGGTGGAACGGGTAAGTCAACGGTTGCACAAGCCATTATCAGCAGATTTAGACAAAGGTTTGACGCTACTTGTTTCCTTTCAAAAGTGAGGGAAGGGGATATGGTTAAATTGCAAAACAAACTTCTTTGTGATATCTTGAAACCAGCCAATGTAGAGGTAAGTACTGTCAATCAAGGGACCGAGGAGATAGAACGAAGACTTGGCAGCAAAAAGGTACTTGTCGTAATTGATGACGTTGATTGTGCGAAACAATTACATCAGTTAGCTATAAAACGTGACACCTTTGGCCCAGGGAGTAGAATTATTATAACAACAAGAGTCAAACAATTGCTAAAGATATTTAAAGTGGATAAGACATGTAACGCACAGATAATGAATAAACAAGAAGCTTTTGAGCTCTTTTGTTGCCATGCCTTTACTGAGCGTTGTCCTCCTGATAAAGAATATCTTGAACTCTCAAGCAAAGTTGTTGATTACTGCGGAGGTTTGCCACTAGCACTTGAGGTTTTAGGTTCTTATTTATGTACAAAACTCAAAAGTGAATGGAAAAGTGCCTTGAGTAAATTGAGAACATATCCTCATATGCAAATTCACGAACAGCTTAAAATAAGCTATGATGGGCTGATTGACGATGATGTGAAGGATATATTCCTTGATAtatcttgtttctttattgGAATGAACAAGGACCATGTCACAACAATATTGGATGGCTGTGACTTTAATCCAGAAATAGGAATTGGAGAACTACATGATCGATGTCTTGTAGCTATTGATGAAGGGAACAACCTGATAATGCATGATTTGCTTCGAGACATGGGCAGACAAATCGTACGCGCAAAATCCCCTAAAATCCCCGGAAAACGTTGTAGATTGTGGGATCAGGATGATGTCAAAGACGTATTGAGAAACAAATCTGTAAGTAATTGCTGTCAAATTATACGATGATATGTATTAATTTAAACGGAACTACATGTTGAATGCAAagagaaattaagtctaagaaCAACTATATgactttgttgcttgtttataAATCTTCTTTTCATATGCAATGATATAACCCTTTTCTTACTTAGTTAACTTtgcattcttcttcttttttattttcttttaaaaggGAACAGAGGAAGTTGAAGGACTCATGTTAGATTTGCAAGAATCCGACAAGCCTATCTTCTGTACAGAAGCACTTAAGGAGATGCAGGGACTGAGGTTGCTCAAACTGAAAGGCGTAAAGTTCACTGGAAACTGCCAACATCTTTCCAAAAAGTTAAGATGGTTGTGCTGGTCTGAGTTTCCTCTAAAGATCATACCAGAAGATTTTAATCAATCATACCTAGTTGATATTGACCTGAGTCATAGCGAAATACAATTTTGGAATGATTCAGACGTGGTACAGTATAATCCCAGCCAAACCACTGATTCTTTCCTCCATTTTTGTAAGTACCAACATTATGCTCTCTCTTCTATTTGGATTGATTTCTGTTCTTTTTTCTCTGACAGCCGCTTGAGAAGTTGAAGTTTCTTAATCTTGGGTATTGCCGTCGCCTGAAAAGATCACCAGACTTTTCAAAACTCCCAAATCTCGAGAAGC
This region of Malus domestica chromosome 07, GDT2T_hap1 genomic DNA includes:
- the LOC103401922 gene encoding disease resistance protein RUN1-like — protein: MDTRAALEDSSSKQWKHDVFLSFRGKDTRRTFTDNLYWALKHDSVNVFRDEDDLQRGETIRGELVEAIKRSQIAIIVFSKGYADSRWCLEELETIMKCRTTMRQTVLPIFYDIDPSHVRSQTDSFAEPFQKYEQCYPKDKVLRWRDALTQAGRLAGGNLENTDGYEGRFIRKIVDDVTRRLNNTYSGVAANQVGIDSRVQLIINELDIGGSDDVRIIGILGMGGTGKSTVAQAIISRFRQRFDATCFLSKVREGDMVKLQNKLLCDILKPANVEVSTVNQGTEEIERRLGSKKVLVVIDDVDCAKQLHQLAIKRDTFGPGSRIIITTRVKQLLKIFKVDKTCNAQIMNKQEAFELFCCHAFTERCPPDKEYLELSSKVVDYCGGLPLALEVLGSYLCTKLKSEWKSALSKLRTYPHMQIHEQLKISYDGLIDDDVKDIFLDISCFFIGMNKDHVTTILDGCDFNPEIGIGELHDRCLVAIDEGNNLIMHDLLRDMGRQIVRAKSPKIPGKRCRLWDQDDVKDVLRNKSGTEEVEGLMLDLQESDKPIFCTEALKEMQGLRLLKLKGVKFTGNCQHLSKKLRWLCWSEFPLKIIPEDFNQSYLVDIDLSHSEIQFWNDSDVPLEKLKFLNLGYCRRLKRSPDFSKLPNLEKLLLNDCESLSRIHPSIVQLKNLKHLSLANCNLKNDAIPKDLGGLSSLEVLDLRGNNFNVLPTLSGLSKLQPLQWDNCKNLEAIPDLPKKLEILEPDECAAKEKVPDFSHMLSVMGLHQNHFPEWTEIPGMDKLSDSVTRIPIEGCTACDEIILQVLSLSLRPSLSCTHKCIS